A genome region from Deinococcus betulae includes the following:
- a CDS encoding benzoate/H(+) symporter BenE family transporter translates to MTILPTRPAAFWRDTHPSAVLAGLVTVVIGWAGPNVLIYAVAQAAGLSDGVAMSWLWAHAVFTGLTGIVLSLRTHTPILTTWSTPGIAFLVTALPGIPFAEAVGAFLLSGALVLLLGTFAPLTRALQAIPAPLAAALNAAILLPFGFRALQAFGDTPALAGAMIAAYFVLRQLAPRWAVAGVLVTGVLASAALGLWHPSPVPLALTRPEFVWPQFSLHATLNLALPLTLLAFTGQFVPGFGVLKANGYEPAPGPVLRACGVASIGAALFGCHNLTLGALLANIVSGPEAHPDAGKRYTAAVWAGALNILVGLFAGTFLHLMGILPPQALAALAGLALLAAMGSSLQGAFQGARAGSLAAPVILVVTLSGIAPLGIGAAFWAILAGLAVNWIETRGHLGFSGLPAQAQERPSP, encoded by the coding sequence ATGACGATCCTGCCCACTCGCCCGGCGGCCTTCTGGCGCGACACCCACCCCAGCGCCGTGCTGGCCGGTCTGGTGACGGTGGTGATTGGCTGGGCTGGCCCCAACGTCTTGATTTACGCGGTGGCCCAGGCCGCGGGTCTGAGCGACGGCGTGGCGATGTCGTGGCTGTGGGCGCACGCGGTCTTCACGGGCCTGACGGGCATTGTGCTGAGCCTGCGCACTCACACGCCCATCCTGACCACCTGGAGTACGCCGGGCATCGCCTTTCTGGTGACGGCCCTGCCGGGCATTCCCTTCGCTGAGGCGGTGGGGGCTTTCTTGCTGTCGGGCGCTCTGGTGTTGCTGCTGGGGACCTTTGCGCCCCTGACCCGCGCCTTGCAGGCCATTCCGGCGCCGCTGGCCGCCGCGCTGAACGCCGCTATTTTGTTGCCGTTTGGCTTCCGGGCCTTGCAGGCGTTTGGCGACACCCCCGCGCTGGCGGGCGCCATGATAGCGGCGTACTTCGTGTTGCGGCAGTTGGCGCCGCGTTGGGCAGTGGCGGGCGTGCTTGTGACCGGGGTGCTGGCCAGCGCCGCGCTGGGGCTGTGGCACCCCTCGCCGGTGCCGCTGGCCCTGACCCGCCCGGAGTTCGTGTGGCCGCAGTTCAGTCTGCACGCCACCCTGAATCTGGCGCTGCCGCTGACACTGCTGGCGTTTACCGGTCAGTTTGTACCGGGGTTTGGGGTCCTGAAGGCCAACGGCTACGAGCCGGCGCCTGGGCCGGTGCTGCGGGCCTGCGGCGTCGCCAGCATCGGCGCGGCCTTATTTGGCTGCCACAACCTCACGCTGGGCGCCCTGCTGGCCAATATCGTCAGTGGCCCCGAGGCGCACCCGGACGCGGGCAAGCGCTACACCGCCGCCGTGTGGGCCGGCGCCCTCAACATTCTGGTGGGCCTGTTTGCGGGCACCTTCCTGCACCTGATGGGCATCTTGCCGCCGCAGGCGCTGGCGGCGCTGGCTGGCCTGGCCCTGCTGGCGGCGATGGGCAGCAGCTTGCAGGGGGCCTTCCAGGGGGCGCGGGCGGGGAGCCTGGCCGCGCCGGTCATTCTGGTGGTGACCCTGAGCGGCATCGCGCCTCTGGGGATCGGCGCGGCGTTCTGGGCCATCCTGGCGGGCCTGGCCGTGAACTGGATCGAAACGCGCGGCCATCTCGGCTTCTCTGGCTTGCCTGCTCAGGCGCAGGAGCGCCCCAGTCCTTGA
- a CDS encoding ParA family protein has product MAPSVLSFINLKGGVAKTTATVQLADTLAFMKQKRVLVLDLDPQTNATLALIGEERWAQADEAGQTLAHLFLDLLHGTQSFDPARAIVRGASNLNRVPPELMAQLPQGTQYGRVDILPSSIRLIDVQDRMQDIAARTHYSVNPMEAVKKYLAPQFAGYDYVLIDCPPNLGFVTQNGLEVSDHYLIPTIPDRLSTYGIGQIAGRIGELRRARGLRLTCLGVLLTKFQGSSTQHRQGLSRLPGDLDRAFAGTGEATPPILTTRLPQTNAAAEAMTHDRPASTYRDKYGSNVVAGQAAYKYGLDLADELEDRLRGLSVRRPSAFDTWVSAMTPPAAEKA; this is encoded by the coding sequence ATGGCCCCGAGCGTCCTGAGTTTCATCAACCTTAAGGGCGGCGTGGCCAAAACCACCGCCACCGTGCAGCTGGCCGACACCCTAGCCTTCATGAAACAGAAGCGGGTGCTGGTGCTGGACCTGGACCCGCAGACGAACGCCACCCTGGCCCTGATCGGCGAGGAACGCTGGGCGCAGGCCGACGAGGCCGGGCAGACGCTAGCCCACCTATTTCTGGACCTGCTACACGGCACCCAGAGCTTTGATCCGGCGCGGGCCATCGTGCGCGGCGCGAGCAACCTCAACCGCGTGCCGCCCGAACTGATGGCGCAGCTGCCCCAGGGCACCCAGTACGGCCGGGTGGATATCCTGCCCAGTTCCATTCGCCTGATTGACGTGCAGGACCGCATGCAGGACATCGCCGCGCGCACCCACTACTCGGTCAACCCCATGGAAGCGGTCAAGAAGTACCTGGCGCCCCAGTTTGCCGGGTACGACTACGTGCTGATTGACTGCCCGCCCAACCTGGGTTTTGTCACGCAAAACGGGCTGGAGGTCAGCGACCACTACCTGATTCCCACCATCCCTGACCGACTGAGCACCTACGGGATTGGGCAGATTGCTGGCCGCATCGGCGAACTGCGCCGGGCGCGCGGCCTGCGCCTGACCTGCCTGGGCGTGCTGCTGACCAAGTTTCAGGGCAGCAGCACCCAGCACCGACAGGGCCTGAGCCGGCTGCCCGGCGACCTGGACCGCGCTTTTGCGGGCACGGGCGAGGCCACCCCGCCCATTCTGACCACCCGCCTGCCGCAGACCAACGCCGCCGCCGAGGCCATGACCCATGACCGCCCGGCCAGTACCTACCGCGACAAATACGGCAGCAACGTGGTGGCGGGGCAGGCCGCCTATAAATACGGCCTGGACCTGGCCGACGAACTGGAAGACCGCCTGCGCGGCCTCTCTGTACGCCGCCCAAGCGCCTTTGACACCTGGGTCAGCGCCATGACCCCGCCCGCTGCCGAGAAGGCTTAA
- a CDS encoding polysaccharide deacetylase family protein — MPPNPALLKLGYAPDDRVVIFHADDLGMCQATVDGCADLFRAGTLGSASVMLPCAWAPSALALAHELPGADLGVHLTLTSEWTAARWAPLSGGAGGLTDEAGYLHRTVEAVWAGARPAAVGREIAAQIDRALAWGLPVSHVDSHMGTVAHPALLHRAVRVALARGLLPVLPRLDRAGWHANGLSAPQAAGAALVTRALEAKGVPLVDEFVMMPLDEGGDHLPILERMLLALKPGLTHFILHPARDTPELRAVAGDWAGRVANHAAFLDPRLPGILAASGVRVTTYRPLRALLRRRR, encoded by the coding sequence ATGCCTCCCAATCCGGCGTTACTGAAGCTGGGCTACGCGCCCGACGACCGCGTGGTCATCTTTCACGCCGACGACCTGGGGATGTGCCAGGCGACCGTGGACGGCTGCGCCGATCTGTTCCGGGCCGGCACGCTAGGGTCAGCGTCCGTGATGCTGCCGTGCGCCTGGGCGCCCTCGGCGCTGGCGCTGGCGCACGAGTTGCCGGGCGCCGACCTGGGGGTTCACCTGACCCTGACGAGCGAGTGGACGGCGGCGCGCTGGGCGCCCCTTAGCGGCGGCGCGGGCGGCCTGACCGATGAAGCTGGCTACCTGCACCGCACGGTGGAAGCGGTCTGGGCCGGGGCCCGGCCCGCCGCTGTGGGCCGCGAGATAGCGGCGCAGATTGACCGCGCCCTGGCTTGGGGGCTGCCGGTGTCGCACGTGGACTCGCACATGGGCACGGTGGCCCACCCCGCGCTGCTGCACCGCGCGGTGCGAGTGGCCCTGGCGCGGGGCCTGCTGCCGGTGCTGCCCCGGCTCGACCGGGCGGGGTGGCACGCCAACGGCCTGAGTGCTCCGCAGGCGGCGGGCGCGGCGCTGGTCACGCGCGCCCTGGAGGCCAAGGGCGTACCGCTGGTGGACGAGTTCGTGATGATGCCGCTGGACGAGGGCGGCGACCACCTACCCATTCTGGAGCGCATGCTCTTGGCTCTGAAACCGGGCCTGACCCACTTCATCCTGCACCCGGCACGCGACACCCCCGAACTGAGGGCGGTGGCCGGCGACTGGGCGGGACGGGTGGCCAACCACGCCGCCTTTCTGGACCCGCGCCTGCCGGGCATTCTGGCCGCCAGTGGCGTGCGTGTGACCACCTACCGGCCCCTGCGCGCCCTGCTGCGGAGGCGGCGGTGA
- a CDS encoding HAD family hydrolase, whose product MTVPLPRPLLVLDLDETLWHGVPDQTAPSGVRFGLRPFLGQFLQTVSQGYDLAVWTAASEDWMLCGLDAAQQATGFDLRGQAVFLWARDRCAWRRSETGELHPRKPARKFRAGWLRARYPRSRILAVDDLASTYACGYGHLVKVTSWTGAQDDTELLRLGPYLLTLAAQPDLCQVEKRGWQARSAAD is encoded by the coding sequence ATGACGGTCCCGCTGCCCCGCCCGCTGCTGGTGCTTGACCTGGACGAAACGCTGTGGCACGGCGTTCCGGACCAGACGGCCCCCAGCGGCGTGCGCTTCGGGCTGCGCCCCTTTCTGGGGCAGTTTCTGCAGACAGTGTCGCAGGGCTACGATCTGGCCGTCTGGACAGCCGCCAGCGAGGACTGGATGCTGTGCGGGCTGGACGCTGCGCAGCAGGCCACAGGCTTTGACCTGCGCGGGCAGGCGGTCTTTCTGTGGGCGCGTGACCGCTGTGCGTGGCGGCGCAGCGAAACTGGCGAACTGCACCCACGTAAGCCAGCCCGGAAGTTCCGCGCGGGCTGGTTGCGGGCGCGCTACCCCCGGTCCCGCATCCTGGCGGTGGATGACCTGGCAAGCACTTACGCCTGCGGGTACGGTCATCTGGTCAAGGTGACCTCATGGACCGGCGCCCAGGACGACACTGAACTGCTCAGGCTGGGGCCTTATCTGCTGACGCTCGCCGCCCAGCCTGATCTGTGTCAGGTGGAAAAACGCGGCTGGCAGGCCAGGTCGGCCGCTGACTGA
- a CDS encoding acyl-ACP desaturase, with protein sequence MADVTPPNMLQERPRTPAGLLSNAEKDRLIERGFLGLYRWYTARSQETRNWNPDRSFDWRALNKDLPSELVTVLQGFFAVEQYAPDFTSNLVHLVRRSHGRSHFQLRWGSEEEKHADAWENAVLFSGQRSPEWIAEYKERLKSQTWELPFPDAIHNLVYTVFQERATQLNYLNMMKIAQGKSDKPHLQGFSDPVLAKVAQTIAVDEAAHYNFFLEGVRMYLYYYPERTLNAIKNVISQFSMPAATLIPDWEGFFETVYRAGIYGPRDFQRDVVQVAFRNMGIESRKALEEGIRKTREVPDFEGSNFKTTAIWDTFDYGAVEGDVRRLHVKIQDYEKEIGFDLYDPTEFVTNPEVPVKDHQAADD encoded by the coding sequence GTGGCCGATGTGACCCCCCCCAACATGCTTCAGGAACGCCCCCGCACCCCCGCCGGGCTGCTGAGCAATGCCGAAAAAGACCGCCTGATCGAACGAGGTTTTCTGGGCCTGTACCGCTGGTACACCGCCCGCAGCCAAGAGACCCGCAACTGGAACCCGGACCGCAGCTTTGACTGGCGCGCCCTGAATAAGGACCTGCCGTCCGAACTGGTAACAGTGCTGCAAGGCTTCTTTGCCGTGGAGCAGTACGCGCCGGACTTTACCAGTAACCTTGTGCATCTGGTGCGGCGCAGCCACGGCCGCAGCCACTTTCAGCTCCGCTGGGGCAGCGAGGAAGAAAAGCACGCCGACGCCTGGGAAAACGCCGTGCTGTTCAGTGGCCAGCGCAGCCCCGAGTGGATTGCCGAGTACAAGGAACGTCTGAAGTCCCAGACCTGGGAGCTGCCTTTCCCGGACGCCATCCACAACCTTGTGTATACCGTGTTTCAGGAGCGCGCCACCCAGCTGAACTACCTGAACATGATGAAAATTGCGCAGGGCAAGAGCGACAAGCCGCACCTTCAGGGCTTCAGTGACCCGGTGCTGGCCAAGGTCGCCCAGACCATCGCTGTGGACGAGGCCGCGCACTATAACTTCTTTCTGGAAGGCGTGCGGATGTACCTCTACTACTACCCCGAGCGCACCCTCAACGCCATCAAGAACGTGATCAGCCAGTTTTCTATGCCCGCTGCGACGCTGATTCCGGACTGGGAAGGCTTCTTCGAGACGGTGTACCGCGCCGGCATTTACGGCCCGCGCGACTTTCAGCGCGATGTAGTGCAGGTGGCGTTCCGCAACATGGGTATTGAGAGCCGCAAGGCCCTGGAAGAGGGCATTCGCAAGACCCGTGAGGTGCCGGATTTCGAGGGCAGCAACTTCAAGACCACCGCCATCTGGGACACCTTTGATTACGGCGCGGTCGAGGGCGATGTGCGCCGCCTGCACGTCAAGATTCAGGACTACGAGAAGGAAATCGGCTTTGATCTGTATGACCCCACCGAGTTCGTGACCAACCCCGAAGTGCCGGTCAAGGACCACCAGGCTGCGGACGACTGA
- a CDS encoding PLP-dependent aminotransferase family protein, producing MPSSDPAADLPRWTALLAGWRAGEGPLPVRLAAQIRAAIERGELRPGDRLPAERPLAALLGVSRATVVTALDDLTAGGWLRRRVGSGTRVSATAPRAAPVLTLRTPVGGAQPAELDFTIAVPLLSDAQREQLRDASADAFRESVYHPHGLPDLRARLAELYTIEGGLPTTPEQVVVTSGAQQAIALIAATLLRRGDAALLETPTYFGAIDVFRAAGAALVGVPVLGGGLNPDTFMALAREHGPRLAFLTPTYQNPTGGVLPLRARERLAAFVQQAKLPTIEDDTLLDLGFSGDPPPPRLAALAPAAPIITVGSLSKLYWAGLRVGWMRLPPGLAAPLGQAKTLADFGGSLPAQHAALHLLRDPEALRRQRREAVTPARDLLATLLRTELPDWAFELPGGGQFLWVTLPTPDASRFTHHAARHGLRLFPGAAMSVTPLSDQYLRLPFTLDPARLPEAVRRLRDAWVSFQGRSGSERLA from the coding sequence ATGCCCAGCTCTGACCCCGCCGCCGACCTGCCCCGCTGGACCGCGCTGCTGGCCGGCTGGCGTGCTGGTGAGGGGCCGCTACCCGTTCGCCTGGCCGCGCAGATCCGCGCCGCAATTGAGCGGGGCGAACTCAGGCCTGGTGACCGCTTGCCTGCCGAGCGGCCCCTGGCGGCCCTTCTGGGGGTGAGCCGCGCCACCGTGGTCACGGCCCTAGATGACCTGACGGCCGGAGGCTGGCTGCGGCGCCGGGTGGGCAGCGGCACCCGCGTCTCGGCCACCGCGCCGCGCGCCGCCCCCGTGCTGACCCTGCGGACCCCGGTGGGCGGCGCCCAGCCGGCCGAACTGGATTTCACCATCGCCGTGCCCCTGCTGTCGGACGCCCAACGCGAGCAGCTGCGGGACGCCAGCGCCGACGCCTTCCGGGAGAGTGTCTATCACCCCCACGGCCTGCCCGACCTGCGCGCCCGCCTGGCCGAGCTGTACACCATAGAAGGGGGCCTGCCCACCACCCCAGAACAGGTCGTGGTGACCAGTGGCGCCCAGCAGGCCATCGCCCTGATTGCCGCCACGCTGCTGCGCCGGGGCGACGCGGCCCTGCTGGAAACCCCCACCTACTTTGGGGCCATTGACGTGTTCCGGGCGGCGGGCGCGGCGCTGGTGGGGGTGCCGGTGCTGGGCGGCGGCCTCAATCCTGACACGTTCATGGCCCTGGCGCGCGAGCATGGCCCCCGACTGGCCTTCCTAACCCCCACCTACCAGAACCCCACGGGCGGGGTCCTGCCGCTGCGCGCCCGCGAGCGCCTGGCCGCCTTCGTCCAGCAGGCGAAGCTGCCCACCATCGAGGACGACACCCTGCTGGACCTGGGCTTTAGCGGCGACCCGCCTCCGCCCCGTCTGGCCGCCCTCGCGCCGGCGGCGCCCATCATCACCGTTGGGTCTCTGTCCAAACTGTACTGGGCCGGGCTACGGGTGGGCTGGATGCGCCTGCCGCCCGGCCTGGCCGCGCCCCTGGGTCAGGCCAAAACTCTGGCTGATTTTGGCGGCAGCCTGCCCGCCCAGCACGCCGCCCTGCACCTGCTGCGTGACCCGGAGGCGCTGCGCCGCCAACGCCGCGAGGCCGTGACCCCCGCCCGCGACCTGCTGGCGACCCTGCTGCGCACCGAACTGCCCGACTGGGCCTTTGAGCTGCCCGGCGGCGGCCAATTTCTGTGGGTCACCCTGCCCACCCCTGACGCCAGCCGCTTTACCCACCACGCCGCCCGCCACGGCCTGCGCCTCTTCCCTGGCGCGGCCATGAGCGTGACGCCGCTGTCCGACCAGTACCTGCGCCTGCCGTTTACCCTGGACCCGGCCCGGCTGCCCGAGGCAGTGCGCCGCCTGCGGGACGCCTGGGTGTCGTTTCAGGGCCGGAGCGGCTCAGAGCGGCTGGCGTGA
- a CDS encoding Jag family protein — protein sequence MDNRTNLDDYLAGLGISGADESELPPPAPDAALTAPPTPGAAPETPQATLERFLRGLISRIDPDLSVTVRETEDALEAEITGEHAAKLAGRDGRTLGAIEVLAYTVLAKHEGRTKERVRVDVGGYRKRQADTLTKLAERLAVQVAKSGEPHELQPMPAAERRVIHIALKEHPDVMSESVGEGAARRLMIKPRHG from the coding sequence ATGGATAACCGCACGAACCTGGACGACTACCTCGCGGGGCTGGGCATCAGCGGCGCCGACGAGAGCGAGCTGCCGCCGCCCGCTCCCGACGCCGCCCTGACCGCGCCGCCCACGCCAGGTGCCGCGCCGGAAACCCCCCAGGCCACACTTGAACGCTTTTTGCGTGGCCTGATCTCACGCATTGACCCCGACCTCAGCGTGACCGTGCGTGAAACCGAGGACGCCCTGGAAGCCGAGATTACCGGCGAGCACGCCGCCAAGCTGGCCGGGCGCGACGGGCGCACGCTGGGCGCCATTGAGGTGCTGGCCTACACCGTGCTGGCCAAGCACGAGGGCCGCACCAAGGAGCGCGTGCGGGTGGATGTCGGCGGTTACCGCAAGCGCCAGGCCGACACCCTGACCAAACTGGCCGAGCGGCTGGCCGTGCAGGTCGCCAAGAGCGGCGAACCCCACGAACTGCAGCCGATGCCCGCTGCCGAACGCCGCGTGATTCACATCGCCCTGAAAGAACACCCCGACGTCATGAGCGAGTCCGTGGGCGAGGGCGCCGCCCGCCGCCTGATGATCAAACCCCGTCACGGCTAG
- a CDS encoding MFS transporter, which translates to MKEGTTSSAVRWRYAVMNFGLTIPAQAGSFLLLYYVDDRKLNPAWAATALTLFALYNAANNPLIGYLSDRTRSRWGRRIPYIRFAWLPGLVAFALLFMTPFNGVDSPVALLLYLVVVWGLWETFGTAVGTGYLALLPEMFRTYAERTGVAWRMNLVQTVGLLFGLALPPLLAGWVGWAGMGVLFAVLSGVALLFGLGALFERPDPAARPLGFLEALRATFSHRAFLTVVAAQTLRFFATGTLATGMGFFVRYSLGAEAGAVTTVLLAAAFVTAGAALWPWRALLAPRLGPRGTLMLAFALSAVSLLPLALVQTVAGALVSTILFGAALAGMILMGDVILADVIDEDELRSGQRREGMYFGMSGFVTTLSGALTSQVFGAVTRASGYDPRLAVQPEGVADGFRFFMTVPPIAGALLAVLILAFYPLHGERLRAVRQALADKRAQAGVDW; encoded by the coding sequence GTGAAGGAGGGCACTACCTCCAGCGCGGTGCGGTGGCGCTACGCGGTCATGAACTTTGGGCTGACCATTCCGGCGCAGGCAGGCAGTTTCCTGCTGCTGTACTACGTGGACGACCGCAAGCTGAACCCGGCCTGGGCCGCCACCGCCTTGACCCTGTTTGCCCTGTACAACGCGGCCAACAACCCCCTGATCGGCTACCTGTCGGACCGCACGCGCAGCCGCTGGGGCCGGCGTATTCCGTACATCCGTTTTGCGTGGCTGCCGGGCCTGGTGGCCTTCGCGCTGCTGTTCATGACCCCGTTTAATGGGGTGGACAGCCCCGTGGCGCTGCTGCTGTACCTCGTGGTGGTCTGGGGCCTCTGGGAGACCTTTGGTACGGCGGTGGGGACCGGCTACTTGGCCCTGCTGCCCGAGATGTTCCGCACCTACGCCGAGCGTACGGGCGTGGCCTGGCGCATGAATCTGGTGCAGACCGTAGGGCTGCTGTTTGGCCTGGCGCTGCCGCCGCTGCTGGCCGGCTGGGTGGGCTGGGCCGGCATGGGCGTGCTGTTTGCGGTGTTGTCGGGCGTGGCGCTGCTGTTTGGGCTGGGCGCCCTGTTCGAGCGGCCCGACCCGGCGGCGCGTCCGTTGGGATTTCTAGAAGCCCTGCGGGCGACCTTCAGCCACCGCGCCTTTCTGACGGTGGTGGCCGCCCAGACCCTGCGCTTTTTTGCCACGGGGACGCTGGCGACCGGCATGGGCTTTTTTGTGCGCTACAGCCTGGGGGCAGAGGCGGGGGCGGTGACGACCGTTCTGCTGGCCGCCGCTTTCGTGACGGCCGGGGCCGCCCTGTGGCCGTGGCGCGCGCTGTTGGCGCCCCGCCTGGGGCCGCGCGGCACCCTGATGCTGGCGTTTGCCCTCAGCGCTGTCTCCTTGCTGCCGCTGGCGCTGGTGCAGACGGTGGCGGGCGCGCTGGTGTCCACGATTCTCTTTGGCGCCGCGCTGGCCGGCATGATTCTGATGGGTGACGTGATTCTGGCCGACGTGATTGACGAGGATGAGCTGCGCAGCGGCCAGCGCCGCGAGGGCATGTATTTCGGCATGTCGGGCTTTGTCACGACCCTCAGCGGCGCCCTGACCTCGCAGGTCTTTGGGGCGGTGACGCGCGCCAGCGGCTACGACCCCCGCCTGGCTGTGCAGCCAGAAGGAGTGGCCGACGGCTTCCGCTTCTTCATGACGGTGCCGCCCATCGCCGGAGCGCTGCTGGCGGTGCTGATTCTGGCGTTCTACCCGCTGCACGGTGAGCGCCTGCGCGCCGTGCGGCAGGCCCTGGCTGACAAGAGGGCGCAGGCCGGTGTGGACTGGTGA
- a CDS encoding peroxiredoxin — translation MSLVGQPAPDFTLPASTGEQMTLSSYRGQQHVVLVFYPLDFSPVCSMQLPEYSGRQDDFADAGAVVLGVNRDSVHAHKAWAAEYGIEVPLLADMKLDVARQYGVAIDERGISGRAVFLIDKAGVVRYQHVEESTGAYTVRPEAVLAQLRGL, via the coding sequence ATGAGCCTTGTGGGACAGCCCGCCCCCGATTTCACCCTGCCTGCCTCAACGGGCGAGCAGATGACCCTCAGCAGTTACCGGGGCCAGCAGCATGTGGTGCTGGTGTTCTATCCGCTGGACTTCAGCCCAGTCTGCTCCATGCAGCTGCCTGAATACTCGGGCCGGCAGGACGACTTTGCCGATGCCGGCGCGGTGGTGCTGGGGGTCAACCGCGACTCGGTGCATGCCCACAAGGCCTGGGCCGCCGAATACGGGATTGAGGTGCCCCTGCTGGCGGATATGAAACTGGACGTGGCCCGGCAGTACGGCGTGGCCATTGACGAGCGCGGCATCAGTGGCCGGGCCGTCTTTCTGATCGATAAGGCCGGCGTGGTGCGGTATCAGCATGTCGAGGAAAGCACCGGCGCCTACACCGTGCGCCCCGAAGCGGTGCTGGCACAGCTGCGCGGGCTGTAA
- the bshB1 gene encoding bacillithiol biosynthesis deacetylase BshB1, whose product MSSPARPFDTIFGQVRPLDWLCLAPHPDDAEIGAGGTLIRLAQAGRAVGILELSRGERGTQGTPEVRVAECARAADIMGLAWRGQLGLPDGELRDTLEAAHALAATLRAVRPRVLVVPHHHDRHPDHFGTYHLSKRAVHLAQLKKADLTGEPHRVSRVLLYQGNADIRPTLLVDVEAVQDTWAAAVLAHQSQFAGAAISETVTPEIVERRRARLTYWGTLARARYAEAFETEDPLLADPLAL is encoded by the coding sequence GTGAGCAGCCCAGCGCGCCCCTTTGACACCATTTTTGGGCAGGTCCGTCCCCTGGACTGGCTGTGTCTGGCCCCCCACCCCGACGACGCCGAGATCGGCGCGGGCGGCACCCTGATTCGGCTGGCCCAGGCTGGGCGGGCCGTGGGCATTCTGGAACTGTCACGCGGCGAGCGGGGCACCCAGGGCACGCCCGAGGTGCGGGTGGCCGAATGCGCCCGCGCCGCCGACATCATGGGACTGGCCTGGCGTGGCCAGCTGGGCCTGCCCGACGGCGAACTGCGCGACACGCTGGAGGCCGCGCACGCCCTGGCCGCCACCCTGCGCGCGGTGCGGCCCCGTGTGCTGGTCGTGCCGCACCACCATGACCGCCACCCGGACCACTTCGGCACCTACCACCTGAGCAAACGCGCCGTTCACCTGGCCCAGCTGAAGAAGGCCGACCTGACCGGCGAGCCGCACCGGGTCTCACGGGTGCTGTTGTACCAGGGCAACGCCGATATTCGGCCCACCCTGCTTGTGGATGTCGAGGCGGTACAGGACACCTGGGCCGCCGCCGTGCTCGCCCACCAGAGCCAATTTGCGGGCGCCGCCATCTCCGAGACTGTGACGCCCGAAATCGTGGAGCGCCGCCGCGCCCGCCTGACCTACTGGGGCACGCTGGCGCGGGCGCGCTACGCCGAGGCCTTTGAAACCGAAGACCCCCTGCTGGCGGACCCGCTGGCGCTTTAA
- the prmC gene encoding peptide chain release factor N(5)-glutamine methyltransferase has translation MTIRDLLHTGAAHLAAAGVPSPEVDARELLLFALGLSPTALLTRGQEAAPASGAERYAALLAQRAQRIPLQHLLPEVEWGGVRLRCDPRALVPRPETEWLLHLTLEALRGTSAPRVADVGTGTGALALGLKAARPDAHVRATDLSPGALSLARENAALNGLEVEFLEADLLTGVSGPLDLVVSNPPYLPDADRAGAQPEVGHDPVLALYGGPDGLDIARRLAAQASGGLKAGGWLLLELDPRNAATFAQELRRLGWSADTAPDLTGRERFVLAQRPHSGA, from the coding sequence ATGACCATCCGCGACCTGCTGCACACGGGCGCGGCGCACCTGGCAGCAGCGGGCGTTCCCTCCCCGGAGGTGGACGCCCGCGAACTGCTGCTGTTTGCCCTGGGCCTCTCGCCCACCGCGCTGCTGACGCGGGGCCAGGAGGCCGCGCCTGCCAGCGGAGCCGAACGCTACGCCGCGCTGCTGGCCCAGCGTGCCCAGCGCATTCCGCTGCAACACCTGCTGCCCGAGGTGGAGTGGGGCGGCGTGCGCCTGCGCTGCGACCCGCGCGCACTGGTGCCCCGCCCCGAAACCGAGTGGCTGCTGCACCTGACCTTAGAGGCGCTGCGCGGCACCTCAGCGCCCCGCGTGGCCGATGTAGGCACCGGCACCGGCGCGCTGGCGCTGGGCCTCAAAGCTGCCCGCCCCGACGCCCACGTCAGAGCCACCGACCTCAGCCCTGGGGCCCTGAGCCTCGCCCGCGAGAATGCCGCGCTGAATGGGCTGGAGGTTGAGTTCCTAGAAGCTGACCTGCTGACTGGAGTGTCTGGGCCCCTAGACCTGGTGGTCAGCAATCCCCCCTACCTGCCGGATGCGGACCGGGCCGGGGCCCAGCCCGAAGTCGGCCACGACCCGGTCCTGGCGCTGTACGGCGGCCCAGATGGCCTGGACATCGCCCGGCGGCTGGCGGCGCAGGCCTCTGGAGGGCTGAAGGCAGGCGGCTGGTTGCTGCTAGAACTTGACCCCCGCAACGCGGCGACCTTTGCCCAGGAGTTGCGCCGTCTGGGCTGGTCCGCCGACACCGCCCCCGACCTGACGGGCCGCGAACGCTTCGTGCTGGCCCAGCGGCCGCACAGCGGCGCCTAG